A region of Massilia sp. WG5 DNA encodes the following proteins:
- a CDS encoding AAA family ATPase, which produces MKPKRIAILGAESTGKSTLAPSLAARYGTLWVPEYLREFVETHRRVPFEDDQPGIARTQRAREDAMAASPDARRFLFCDTTPLVTAVYSRIYWGRVPPELLQMEAAHDYAATLVAGLDLPWVPDGLQRESEEVRKQVHDCLLGVLRERGIPFTLLEGDLPRRMRQVEDLLGPP; this is translated from the coding sequence ATGAAGCCGAAGCGGATTGCCATCCTGGGCGCCGAGTCGACCGGCAAGTCGACCCTGGCCCCGAGCCTGGCGGCGCGCTACGGCACGCTGTGGGTGCCGGAATACCTGCGCGAATTCGTCGAGACCCATCGGCGCGTGCCTTTCGAGGACGACCAGCCCGGCATCGCGCGCACCCAGCGCGCGCGCGAGGATGCGATGGCGGCGTCGCCGGACGCGCGGCGTTTCCTGTTCTGCGACACCACGCCGCTGGTGACCGCGGTCTACAGCCGCATCTACTGGGGCCGGGTGCCGCCCGAGCTGCTGCAGATGGAGGCCGCGCACGACTATGCGGCGACGCTGGTGGCGGGCCTCGACCTGCCCTGGGTGCCGGACGGCCTGCAGCGCGAATCGGAGGAGGTGAGGAAGCAGGTGCACGACTGCCTGCTGGGCGTGCTGCGCGAGCGGGGCATCCCGTTCACGCTGCTGGAAGGAGACCTGCCGCGGCGGATGCGGCAGGTGGAGGACCTGCTCGGTCCTCCCTGA
- the pnuC gene encoding nicotinamide riboside transporter PnuC translates to MNDPLSFLGFQTTPLELISFVLSVATVLLNIRRIHWAWLFAIVSSATYGIVFYKARLYGDAGLQGVFIAASFWGWYEWLRGKGEDDRPLVVTRLGRAGWGWSLAGWALGFVLLSWFLHAYTDTDVPHMDGFLTAGSLLGTLLAARKKVENWHVWIAVDVLYVGLYVYKGLHLTAVLYAVFVIMAALGLRAWARAAREGVR, encoded by the coding sequence ATGAACGACCCGCTCAGCTTCCTCGGCTTCCAGACCACGCCGCTGGAACTCATCTCATTCGTCCTCTCGGTCGCGACGGTGCTGCTGAACATCCGCCGCATCCACTGGGCCTGGCTGTTCGCGATCGTCTCGTCGGCGACCTACGGCATCGTGTTCTACAAGGCCCGCCTGTACGGCGACGCTGGCCTGCAGGGCGTGTTCATCGCCGCCTCGTTCTGGGGGTGGTACGAGTGGCTGCGAGGGAAAGGCGAAGACGACAGGCCTCTGGTGGTGACCCGCCTCGGCCGCGCCGGCTGGGGCTGGTCGCTGGCAGGATGGGCGCTTGGCTTTGTGCTGCTGTCCTGGTTCCTGCACGCCTATACCGACACCGACGTGCCGCACATGGACGGCTTCCTCACCGCCGGCAGCCTGCTCGGCACCTTGCTGGCGGCGCGCAAGAAGGTCGAGAACTGGCATGTGTGGATCGCGGTCGACGTGCTCTACGTCGGCCTGTACGTCTACAAGGGCCTGCACCTGACGGCGGTGCTGTACGCGGTGTTCGTGATCATGGCGGCGCTGGGTCTGCGCGCCTGGGCGCGCGCGGCGCGCGAGGGCGTGCGATGA